The Porphyromonas sp. oral taxon 275 DNA window CCCAAGAGATGTTGGTGAGGTACTTATCTCGTGGCATCCCCGTCTTCATGTAGCTCAGCTTACCTGTCTTGAGCTCGTAAACGCCTAGGGTCACTTCGTGGCTCGGCATACCAGCCATAGGATAATAGAGATCCTGACGGGTTGCCTTACGAGCATTGATATGGACGAGCGGATAGGGCGCGATCATCTGCTGATCCATACGATAGAAGGCGAGGTACTCGCCGTCGGGACTCCAAAAGAGTCCGCCACTAATCCCGAACTCATTCTGATGTACCGTCTGTCCGTAGACGATGGTAGGACTCCCGTCGGTGGTGAGCTGCTTGAGTTGCCCGCCCTCGGCGAGGTAGACGTTATTGCCCTTGACGACCGCTGCATGCTTGGCCGTAGGATCGAGAAGGAAGGCTTGCTCGCCCTTAGTATCCTGATCGAAGGTCGAGACGAGCTGACGACGCTTTAGGTCTAGGACGTAGTGCTTCTTAGCGTAAGTCAGCTGAAGGAGCCCCTTATCCTTACCGACCAACTGGAAGGGCAGGAAGAACTTAGCAGGGTGCTCCTTAGCATCCTCGCCAAGGAGGCTAAGGAGTTCGCTCTGGCTCATCAAGAGCTTAGGCGCCTTAGCCCCCCCGACCTCGGCATGCATGAGCCCCTCGGAGTCGATGTAGATATAGTCCTTGCCGAACCATTGAAGCCCTCGGATAGTCTCGGGGCGTAGCTGGTCTGGGCTACCAGAGGTAAGCTCAGCGAGTGTGGGGACCTTGCGCTGCGCCTGTGCGTGCAGCGGGGTGGAGGCGATAAGCACAGCCATGGAGAGAAGCGGTACTAGCGATCGAATATTCATCGGGTAATAGCTCTAGTGTGGTGTGTATGTAGTTTGATCTAGGTCAAAGGGTGGAGAAACTAGGCTAGCGTGTGGGGGCGGAAGGGGGCTGCACATAGGTCGCAGAGCACTTGCGCGTCTCATCGACACGACAGCTCACGAGCTCAATCCCCGTCCCCGCGAGTTGCTGCGGGCCGACGACACGCACAAGGTACTCGGCGATCTGCTCGGCAGTGGGATTGAAGGGGACGACGCGTATATCCTCGGGGACAAGGCGCTGCAGCTCGGGCAGAAGGGGATCCTCAGACCAGAGGAGCGTACGATGATCCCAGTGCAGCTCTAGCCACTGACAGAGGCGGCTATTGATCTCGGAGAAGTCGATGACACGCCCTAGACTGTCCAGCTCGGAGGATGCGCAGACAAAGTGTATGCGATAGTTATGCCCATGCAGGTGCTTACACTTGGACTCATGCCCTACGACACGATGCCCCATACAGATGTCATGATAGCGCTCGGCTGTGATCATTCCTAATAGCTCTTTTCGTTCTTCTTACTAGCGTACTACACAAAGATACGGCGAATTCCCATAAAGACACAGCGCCACAAGACCTTGCC harbors:
- a CDS encoding 6-carboxytetrahydropterin synthase; its protein translation is MITAERYHDICMGHRVVGHESKCKHLHGHNYRIHFVCASSELDSLGRVIDFSEINSRLCQWLELHWDHRTLLWSEDPLLPELQRLVPEDIRVVPFNPTAEQIAEYLVRVVGPQQLAGTGIELVSCRVDETRKCSATYVQPPSAPTR